A section of the Rummeliibacillus pycnus genome encodes:
- the sdaAA gene encoding L-serine ammonia-lyase, iron-sulfur-dependent, subunit alpha, with protein sequence MEVLFRNVRELVERAERENKLISEVMIEQEILMSERSREEIMDQMSRNLKVMEEAVERGLKGVQSVTGLTGGDAVLLQKYIQSGKGLSGNLLLDAVSKAVATNEVNAAMGTICATPTAGSAGVVPGTLFAVKNKLNPTKEQMIRYLFTAGAFGFVVANNASISGAAGGCQAEVGSAAAMAAASIVEMAGGTPEQSSHAFAISLKNMLGLVCDPVAGLVEVPCVKRNAMGAANAMVAADMALAGVKSRIPTDEVIGAMFRIGQTMPVALKETAQGGLAATPTGKALEAKIFGGAVLHRD encoded by the coding sequence ATGGAAGTATTATTTCGTAATGTTAGAGAATTGGTAGAACGTGCAGAACGAGAAAATAAACTAATCTCTGAAGTGATGATAGAACAAGAAATTTTAATGTCAGAACGTAGCAGAGAAGAAATTATGGATCAAATGTCACGTAACCTCAAAGTAATGGAAGAAGCTGTAGAAAGAGGTTTGAAAGGTGTACAATCCGTTACTGGTTTAACGGGTGGAGATGCTGTGTTGCTCCAAAAATATATACAATCAGGTAAAGGGTTATCTGGAAACCTTTTGCTAGATGCTGTCAGTAAAGCTGTTGCAACGAACGAAGTAAATGCTGCAATGGGGACTATTTGTGCAACCCCTACAGCAGGTTCAGCAGGAGTTGTACCTGGTACGCTTTTTGCAGTCAAAAATAAATTAAACCCAACAAAAGAACAAATGATCCGTTATCTATTTACAGCCGGAGCATTTGGATTTGTAGTAGCAAATAATGCATCAATCTCAGGTGCAGCAGGTGGTTGTCAGGCAGAGGTCGGTTCTGCTGCTGCGATGGCTGCAGCTTCAATCGTTGAAATGGCTGGAGGAACACCAGAACAAAGTTCTCATGCTTTTGCAATCTCTTTAAAAAATATGTTGGGACTTGTATGCGATCCAGTAGCTGGTTTAGTAGAGGTACCATGTGTAAAACGTAATGCAATGGGAGCTGCTAATGCAATGGTGGCCGCAGATATGGCGTTAGCTGGTGTTAAAAGTCGTATACCAACAGATGAAGTAATTGGTGCTATGTTCCGTATCGGACAAACAATGCCAGTAGCTTTAAAAGAAACTGCTCAAGGTGGTTTAGCAGCAACACCAACAGGAAAGGCACTTGAAGCGAAAATCTTCGGCGGGGCCGTGTTACATCGTGACTGA
- the sdaAB gene encoding L-serine ammonia-lyase, iron-sulfur-dependent subunit beta — MKFTSVFDIIGPVMIGPSSSHTAGAARIGRVARDLFGRQPKWAKIYLYGSFAETYKGHGTDVAIIGGLLDYDTFDERIKTAFKDAADAGLTFEFITETDHTEHPNTARIVIGDENTEMSMVGISIGGGAIEITELNGFPLRLSGGMPAILVVHDDRAGCIANVANCLAKHNINIGHMEVSRKERGNMALMVIEVDQNIDQLILEEIERLPNITKVTRIKN, encoded by the coding sequence ATGAAATTTACATCTGTCTTTGATATTATTGGTCCAGTTATGATTGGCCCCTCTTCGTCCCATACTGCCGGTGCTGCTCGAATTGGTCGTGTTGCTAGAGATTTGTTTGGAAGACAACCTAAATGGGCTAAAATCTACTTATATGGTTCTTTTGCTGAAACGTATAAAGGACATGGAACTGATGTAGCTATAATCGGAGGCTTACTAGATTATGATACTTTTGATGAAAGAATTAAAACTGCTTTTAAAGATGCTGCAGATGCAGGCTTAACATTTGAATTTATCACAGAAACAGATCATACAGAACACCCTAATACTGCAAGAATTGTAATTGGTGATGAGAATACAGAAATGTCAATGGTTGGTATTTCAATTGGAGGGGGAGCAATTGAAATAACAGAGCTTAATGGGTTCCCACTTCGCTTATCAGGAGGAATGCCAGCAATTTTAGTTGTTCATGATGACCGAGCAGGTTGCATTGCAAACGTTGCCAATTGTCTTGCTAAGCATAATATAAATATTGGTCATATGGAAGTTTCTCGTAAAGAGCGTGGTAATATGGCTTTAATGGTAATAGAGGTTGATCAAAATATTGATCAATTAATTTTAGAAGAAATTGAGCGTCTACCAAATATTACGAAGGTCACACGTATTAAAAACTAG